In the genome of Bacteroides mediterraneensis, the window TCCTCTGTTTTCATAGAAGACTTCATCAATTGGGTTTTCCGCAACATTTCCCAGGATGTTGACCATTACATCTGCCTGCACATTTTCGGCAGGTTTGGCGGTCACTCCAATATAGAAGGATTCCATATTGTCGAATCCTTTGGAACTAGGGAATGAAGTCGGATTTTCGGGTTTTTCGCTGGGGGTGGTTGTGTTTTTCCCACCAGTATAGAATGTCGAAATTTCTCCCCTTAATTCACTTAAGCTGATGCGTTTGGAAATTTCACCAAACAGGGTAGACTTGTCACTTCTTGCAGAGAGTACAGCTCCCATGGTATTTATTCCTTGAAACTGCTGGATGATAGAGGCTGCAGTGGCGGATTGGGCATACGGATTGATTTTATGTACTTCTTTGAGTGCATAGTATGCTGCACGCGGATATAATTCATACAGTCCCCGGCTGTCGGCTGTTCCTTTGGCGCAGATGCCGAACCACTCTTCGTTCATGTTGTTTTCTCCGGGAGTGTAATCGAACAGATAGCCCCCGTTGCTCCATGAGGCATTACTGTCATGTTTGTCAAGATTAGAAGTCTGACCGTATTTCCACCATCCGTCACTGAACTGGAAAGTAAAACCGCCAATACAGTTGTTACTGTTTCCTACTCCTGCCGCATTCAGGTAGATTTCCTGCCAGTTTCTGAGCAGTATGTCTGCCTGTTCTTTCTGTGCTTCACTTTTGGTGATTGCGTTGAAAGCATCCGAACCAAATTCGGTGAACAAGACAGGTTTTCCATATTCAGCCTTGACTCTGCTGAACAAATCACCGAATGATTCTCCACGGTAGCAGTTTATTCCCAAAATGTCTACATCCTGGCATTCTTTGGCAATGATGTCTAGAAACAAAAGGTCTCCATTACAGATAGCCACAGGGCACGAGGAATCCATATATTTTATTTTTACAGCAGCTTCATTGAACAACTGGTACATAAATTTTGCCTGAATAGTAGATTTACGCTCTTCTACAGGGATATTCTCGGTTTCAGCGCCTTCCCAGAATAAACCATAGTTGTTTTCGTTTCCAAGTAAATACATCAAGACTCCCGGAGTTCCTTTGTAGGTATGAATGAATTCATCTATTTCCTTCATCAATAATTTATGTACTTCAGGGTCGGAATAGTCTGTATTGGGTTTCCATGTACCATTGATTGTCAGTCCGTAGCGTCCGAAAGAATGATTAATCATGGTATAGATGCCATATTTCTCGTAGATGTATTGAACCCATTTGGGAGGTACACCTGAGTATTGTCGGATGGCATTTACTCCCATATACTTTAGCAGGGACATTTCAGAATCCAGTGCGGCTCTGATTACATCATCCGGCTGGTTCCATAAACTATATGAATAGTTTGTACCGACTGGGTAATAATCCCAGTTCATACCGTTAATCATGAAAGGTTTTCCGTTTACTGTCAGTGTACTTCCATGAGGGGTATTCACGATTGAAATGTGTGACTGTTGTGCTTTGGTCGATATGGTCATAAACAACAGTACAAATAGTCCTATTATGTTTCTCATATATTAAAGTGTTGATTATATTTCATGAATAATCTTGAAACTGTGAATTGAATAAAAATGCTTTTTAGATTAAGATGAAGAAAGATTGTCTTCATTAATTCTTGCCACAAATTTATTGTAATTATAAGTAGAATACTATCTACAGTAAAAACAGAAAGTAAGTCTTGTTGTTGTGTAATGTGTTGATTATTAGATGTATGGTTGCGGGTTCCATTCTGAAAGAGTAAGTTTTCTGAACGGAACCAGTATATTTTATCACGGCAAGTATGACGTAAAAAGGAAGATATTTTTTATTTGTGTGGAAACTTGAATTAAAAATGCTTATGCTTTTCCGATATTTTGAACCAGTCTCAGAAAGTCATCCTTCGGCACAATCAGTTTATTGCGTGTTTTAAGGCGTATGTTGTATACTGTTTGGGTAGAACAATGCAAAAATTCAGCTATTTTTACACTTTCACTAATGCCTAGTCTGACCAAGGCATAAATGCGTAGCATTGTATTTAATTTTTCTCCTTCTGCCAGAGTGATGCGTTCTTCTGGCAGAAGTAATTGGTTGAACTCATCTACGAACGACGGATACACGTGTAAGAAAATTGTATCGAACGTGCGATAGAATTCTTTTAGTTCCATCTGGGTCATTGTTTGGTTACTGGCCAGAGCCAAAGCGTCTTCATATTGGTGCACTTTGAGTTTACACTTGAGTTTTCCTCTAAACTTATCTAGCAAGCTTATGTAATTGGAACAGATGGATAGTACATAAGCTATATATTCTTCTTTCAGTTGATTAGAAGCCTGTAGTTTCTGATTAGTATCCTTTAAACAAGCATTCAATTCTTGTTCTTTCTTGTGAGCATATTCCAAATCTTCATATATTTTCGACATTTCAATAGCTTGTTCATGTAGAAGTTGATTGGTCTGATTGATTTGCATACGGGATTTGTTTATTCTGTCTATTTGTTTCTTTAACATGAAGATGGTTATAATCAGTGAAAAGGTTAAAATGCCAAGACAGAAAACAGATATTCTTAGCTTTGATTTTTGAGATTTGTCAAGATTTTGATAGGCTGTCAGTATATTATGCTGGGTTTTGGAAATACTTACGAGACGTACACGGTTGCAATACGATTGGGCAAGTTCCAGACATTTGGAAATGTACAGGTAAGCTCGTTCGATTTCCCCTTCTTGGAATTCTATCTGGGCTAGTTCTTCCAGCGAAGCTACATCTTGATTGGCCGATTTTATATCTGCCAAGGCTGATTGTACAAGATAATATTTAGCTTTTTCCTTAATACCTTGTTTTTGATATATTTTAGATAACAAGTAGGCGTTCATGGCATCATGGCGGGTGTCCATTTGTGATTTATGAACCACGCTCTCCAAGGTATCTTTAAGTGAGAAAAGAGAATCTGTGTCAAACAATGCCATGCCTTGATACCACAAGGACATTTGCTCTTTTCCTGTTTGCAGGCATAAGGCGAGTGAGTCTCTATAGATTTGTTCTTGTCGGGCATAATAGTTTACTTGTTCACGCACACTTTGCGGCACATGCTTATCCCAGTCAATAGGGGCAGCCGCATATTGCAGGATATGGCCGGCCAGAAATATTTGATGAGCATAATATTCTATTTTGAGAGTGGGTGTGGTTATGTCCGGGCGGAGTTGTTCCAAATCGCTGGAGGCACTTAACACTAGACCTGTAGATGCGGCCATATAGGTCTTATAGATTTTCCATAATGTCTCCCGTTCCTTATTTCCCATTCTTTGAGATAATTCCAGGTTCTTTTGTGCATAAATCAGTGCAGAATCTGCTTCAAAAGATACATAGGCTTCATAAAGAAGCTTATTGATCCAGTATTTCTGTTCGTTGTCTCTTGTAGATGTTTCGTATTTGTGTAGCTCAAGAATCTGAGCTTTTTTCTGGCGGATGTATTTTGGGTATTTCAATAATGCCGCATCCAGCTCGGTGAGAAGTTGTTCTTCTTGTGGATTATTTCGAGCGGCTATACAGAAGACGGTTCCAAAAAGGAGTACACTAAATAATGTAAGATTTTTTATAAGGTTATATGGCATCATACTGGCTCAATAAAAGTGGGAAATACATTTAGATTGGATTTTTAAAGTTACACAGAATTTTTGTATGGAGAGAGATTTTCCTATAAAAAAGAGCAAAACGCTGTTTAAACACACTTATAAGGTGGTTTAAACAGCGTGATAGATTGAATAAATTCAGCTTAATGACAACCTATGGCCATTTGGAATTTACAAGGCAGACACAGAGAAATCTTTTGTTAATCCTTCTGCACTGCTGGTGCCTACCCAAAGCCTGAAGTCGCCTGGTTCTACGGTGTAATTCATGTTGTATCCCCAAAAGGCTAGCTCAGAGACCGGAAGGTGCAAGGATACTTGGGTAGATTCTCCTGCTTTCAGAGTGACACGCTGAAAGCGTTTGAGCTCTTTCACCGGACGGGTGACTGACCCTACCTTATCCTGTACGTAAAGTTGAACCACTTCTGTCCCATCGTATTTGCCTGTATTTTTCAGTGTAAAACTGATGGATAAGGTATCTTTGGCGGTCAGCTTGTCTGATGCAAGATTCAGGTTACTGTATTCAAAAGTTGTGTAAGAGAGTCCGTAGCCAAAGGGGAACAATGGTGAATTGCCTGCATCCAAATAGAAAGAACGGCATCCTACGGAGGTTTGTCCAGCTTCTACAGGAATTTCATCAATCAGCATTTCGGTAGGGTTGGCTGGACGGCCTGTGTTGTGCTGTGCATAATAGATAGGTACTTGTCCGTTCATGCGTGGGAAAGTTACTGGAGTCTTGCCACTTGGGTTTACCTTTCCGAAAAGAATATCGGCTATGGCCGGGCCGCCCATTGTTCCCGGATGAAAGCTATAGAGCACTGCATCCGAAACTTTCACTTCATCCGCAATGGCTAGCTGACGACCGGCCATTACTACCGTAACTACCGGTTTTCCGGTGGCGGCCA includes:
- a CDS encoding DUF6377 domain-containing protein — encoded protein: MMPYNLIKNLTLFSVLLFGTVFCIAARNNPQEEQLLTELDAALLKYPKYIRQKKAQILELHKYETSTRDNEQKYWINKLLYEAYVSFEADSALIYAQKNLELSQRMGNKERETLWKIYKTYMAASTGLVLSASSDLEQLRPDITTPTLKIEYYAHQIFLAGHILQYAAAPIDWDKHVPQSVREQVNYYARQEQIYRDSLALCLQTGKEQMSLWYQGMALFDTDSLFSLKDTLESVVHKSQMDTRHDAMNAYLLSKIYQKQGIKEKAKYYLVQSALADIKSANQDVASLEELAQIEFQEGEIERAYLYISKCLELAQSYCNRVRLVSISKTQHNILTAYQNLDKSQKSKLRISVFCLGILTFSLIITIFMLKKQIDRINKSRMQINQTNQLLHEQAIEMSKIYEDLEYAHKKEQELNACLKDTNQKLQASNQLKEEYIAYVLSICSNYISLLDKFRGKLKCKLKVHQYEDALALASNQTMTQMELKEFYRTFDTIFLHVYPSFVDEFNQLLLPEERITLAEGEKLNTMLRIYALVRLGISESVKIAEFLHCSTQTVYNIRLKTRNKLIVPKDDFLRLVQNIGKA